In Lolium rigidum isolate FL_2022 chromosome 3, APGP_CSIRO_Lrig_0.1, whole genome shotgun sequence, the genomic window aatttggagaagtcggggagccgatatttaggtggcggcgggatcatctcgtactcgtcggggtacggcttggaatagccgattgcccttcttttcggcaccatgccgaaccggtctctcaatatggtaccgatccgatccgccgtgtctggctgcaggagatgcattccgaagattcgccggggtggcgtacttagccagccatgtttgcttttccagctacgagccaagctgcaggagccgggctcgggagtttcgtcggggtggcgtacttagttagccacgtctgcttctcaagctctgtcgctgacgttcctcctgtttgcgccggagtccctgacgttgtggcctggtttgagagtggccagttgccacaatctggcacatacgtgcacgcgtatccttgagggatctccttgggcgcctcggccaagaaccggtagtcactagggtcaccaccgatcttgtagacgacgaatgccggtgtagccggcacttcagctggtgctgccaacgcatatggcagcggtggacgggactggagtggcaactctccttggtgcgtcccgagagctggtcccgacggcgagtgcggtggctcatgatctctcggatcacgcgcagagcgagacgctccaacacgttgaccaagttttcgagtggcggtgtagcgagtgagccaccaagtagttgatctcctcgccgtagggccccggtgcgttcctccgacggggcggagagatctatcccatcgagtgcaccttgtggtgagaaccccttccatccgatgccatgggtacgggttctccgaaaagagccgatgaggtcggcttcgagggtggccttgatctcgtcatgtttcttcttgagctcggcgaggcagctcctcgtaggtgactggcgtgccgtccgccgccatctcagatgtagatggcgatgtggttgatgtagatgatggtcccaccgggcgtgccagaatgtgttgatcgccaaaacccaccggcgggcagcggcctgtcaacacggtagagccgggaagagcctagagctgcggctggctgagacccctccgagcgacggcccgcaatgctcttctggtcacacgcggcgatgcgaagtgcaagggcgtgccacctgacctataccggtcgggaaggtgatggggatgcctcgcttagttcctgcatggcatacacgtaaacattaaataagagcctcgatcggctctcaggttatcctgtgaatcggctcaaagagccgatccacccatgatccgtacggggtgcacgaatacttggtgatcctgcttgatcaaaataaagctaatgagatctacgacgatttaaggttttcaccgcataatcggatcatcctactccaggttgggcctcgcggccacgcacggtgctcgtaagccgatcctaaacaaggccacacaaccaacgtgacgttgatcatcggaacatcctgtttaggacttgcgaacgccaccctacgtgccgctggatcctcccccccttcgtaaggcctaactattgcggatattaaactaatccttgcggagcaaggagcaatcgtaacggatcagatctactagatgaagaacaagcagggtgccgcccccacgcctgagataggcgtgagggcggctagacatgcgagggttgcactacgtaagcatgtttatacgaagagctatgctaaccctaacacatctatgataactacgttgcccgccatcaaagacgcttcgagtacgggcaacgcatgaacaacgtggagcttgtgctgcctagatcgcaagatgcgatctaggcagcatgtcgctacccgattgaaaccctcgagacgaaggagttggcgatgcgccgagattggtttgttttggggtgaacgttgtgttgttgtttattccataaaccctagatacatatttatagtccggcggactttctaattcggacgtgcacctaaccgtgcacgagtaaaactctaacttttaatctaaagatACGATCCACTAAATTACAGATacaatgggcaattcagcccaacttcgtgtataaggccaattcttgtttttccttccatgtatatcttcaagtctttctcaatcgtggcccacctccgactcggtcaaattctggtgataacactatcaTAAAGAGTTGATGTCATGTTTGTAGTTTTTTATCTATTCCGTCTTTGACATTTTTTTAATGTTAGTTATGAGAGAGAATCAACGTTCCTAGTTACCTCGTTCTACCATAGGCGCAGGAGGGGCATTTGATACTTACCAGTAAGTTTGTAACGAAACATTGCAACACGCTCTTACAGAACTTTGCAATCTCAAGGGCCACCCCACTAGAAAATCTGCAACCCTTAACAACGCTCACCTCCGGCAGAAACTGCATTAACGCCAAATCTTGTATTTTTAAATCCACCCATGCCGATTTGTCCAAACAAATACTCAAAAGATAGCACTGAATATATAAACAACAGGTCTCCAGGATAATAGGCCATTCTATTGTTTGGTTCATTTATTTTGCTTTTGGGGTCAACTTTGTAAGGCTAGGTAATAATTCCATAAACGAAATCAGGGATATTTCATCTAGTTCATCAGGAAAGAAAGGAAATAAAATGAGGCTCCTGAAACTGAAGAACCCAAATAAGGCTGGAACGCCCCCTAATGAAATGCAGATACAGTGGAGATTGGAGAGTGCCCAGTGGAAtgtatacatgaagatgcaaaatAAGCCTGAGTCTGATGCTGTAATGAAGATGCAAAATCAGCTGATGCTGTAATGTGGTGCCTGTGCGGCTCCACAAACTGGTTCACCTGAAGCCTATCAATCACTCTTTAGTCACGTTAATAACCGACTCGCCTGTGCTATCAACCTTGGAGCAATCATATCCAACTTGAGCACAGATGCTGAAGTGTGGAGTGTCAGTACTAAATAGTCCAACTCCTTGCTTAGTTCTCCACTATTGTCAGGAACCACACCCAACTGAACCAGAGTGAGGTCAGAGTTCAAAGTTCATCCGAGTTTGTATCACGAAGAAACCTACTTTTATCAATATCACTGGTCCCTCTCACATTCCATATCATTCCAGCCACTGGCTATCATTTAACTTTCTTCTTACACAAACTATTCCGGTATCCTTGAATGTTTCTTCTTTAACCCAGAGACTAACTGAAAAAATAAAGCAGTCTAGCACTAAATCAGGAGAAGCATTATCATTATCAGATCTAGCATTGATTTATAGTACATCATCGCACAGTAATTTAACCTACATTACTGATTGCAACTTGCACTTTTCTAAGGtgtctgagacttaagaaaatctcagtcgaccgagacataggcacaccctttCTACTTCCATGTTCCATGAACAGCGTCGCAGTAGTACTAGTGCATAGTAATCCATACGCATATTACAGCAATCATGGCAGGGTTTCACATATTTACTGATCACAAACTGCAATGCAATACCGTAGAATAGCTGTAACTACCAGCAAACTTGACAGTTGACACGATCACAAGCATCTTATGTCATGTAGGCAATCCAGAGTCCAGACTCCAGCTTACTAGCAAGAACCAATTCCTTGTGGGTATGGATGGCAGTCACGGTAGAGACCACGGCATCGACACCGCACTTGTTGTTGGCATGTGGACCCCTGCAGATCTTGTAGAGCGCACTCTCGCCCCACTTCCTGCCCTCCGAGTTCTTTTCTTCCTAATGAGATGCAGATGCAGTGGAGATTGGAGACGCCCCCTAATGAAATGAAGATGCAGTGGAGACTGGAGACTGGAGAGTATCCAGTGGAATGCATGAAAGCAGAAGCAAAATAAGCCAGTCTGATGCTGTAATGAAGATGCAAAATCAGTTGAGTCTGATGCTGTAATGTGGTGGCTGTGCAGCTCCATGAATTGGTTCACTTGAACAATTGGTTCTTCACTTGAAGCCTATCAATCACTCGGTGGTCAGCAGCATTTGGATGCTGAGCCTGAATGCTGAATCCTATCCAACTTAGAGCCTGAATGCTGAATCCTATCCAACTTAGAGCCTGAATGCTGAATCCTATCCAACTTAGAGCCTGAATGCTGAATCCTATCCAACTTGAGCACAAATGCTGAAGTGGGGAGTCTCAGTAGCATTTGGACAAGATCACAAAAGCCCAGCCAAATTGACTGAGCAACCCCCGTCCTTCGGATCAAGGGGCACTACACTACTACTAGAGCAGCAAAACAAAATGCGAGCTAATCCCATTCGGTTCTAGCGGATCTTACTGCTCGGcaagtccgccgccgccgccgccgccgccgccgcctgcgctcCACCTGTGCAGGCCGTCGCTGAGGGTGGCGCGCGCGAGCTGCTGCTGGACGCTCTTCCAGCCGCCCGTCTTCCTCCGCATCGCCCTCCGGCTCCTGGCCCTCCTCGCCGTCGCCTTGGCCTTCGCCACCAGAGACCGGTACTGGCGCACCCTCCAGGCAAGGATCCGTCGCTTCGCCGGCCTCTGGGACACGCCAggcgcgtcgccgccgcgcctcgcGTCCCGCTTCCTTTTGGCACCACCGCCGCCCAGCTGGTCGGAGTCGATGTCCATGTCGGcggcggtgctgctgctggtgctcaGCTCGGCGTGGTCCATGGCCGTCCCGCCTCCGCCGGCTGCCAGCCTCTCGAGCTCCGCCATCGCCCGGCTGAGCACGCCCACGTCGGCGCCTGGGCTGGCCCCGGCGAGGGCGAGCAGGCGCTTGGCGGAGCCGGCGACGGCCGACAGCGCGGCGGGGTGGAGTAGCGCGCCGGATAGGGCGTGTGCCTCCTCGGGGAGAATGGCGTGGGGGTCGCCCGCGCCGTCCTCCTTGGCGGACGGCGCGGGCTGCCCGACGATGAGCCTCACGGTGAGGCTGAGCGAcgccgccccggccgcgccggtcgCCATTGGGAACCCTTGATTCGCACCTGCTTGGGTAGCTTCCTGGGGAAGCAAAAACTGCGAGCTGCTCTAGTAtctctcgtctccgcgtgcttgctgatactatttgtattttaatCGAGCTAATCGCACGCCAGGGCGATTTGATACTGTATTATGTACTGTATAGTGTACGAGTGCGTGTGTGAGCTACTGTATAGTGTACGTCGTACAGACACACACGCACGCCACTCTCCCCACGTCCAGCAGTAGAGGCTAGTTTGAGAGATCGTGGCATCACACGATGACCGATCAGTTGACGACAAGCATATACACCGCCAGCTCCCACCAGTTTATCAAAGTCCGTTGGAAGTTCAGAAGAAGCAGAATTCGGACAAGGCTACAGTGAGTAAAGAACAAGAAGAGAAgagtgatggtggtggtgctcaAGATTATGAATGATACATTCATCTTCATGCTGCTCAAGCTTGTGCTGGTGCTCCGCTGGTTCTTTTGTGCCGAAACTTAGTGTTGCATTTGCCGCctggttctttcttaatgctgtgTACAAGCAAGTGGTCACTCCAACTCAGCGGATCCTCCAGCTTCTATGTTCAATTGCATTCTCAACAAGGAGCAAAACAACGTTTTTACTCAGCGGATCTTTCCTCTCCAGCTTGCATTGTTGTGTTCATCAATTGGGATGAACAGCTACAGGCTTTGAATGCAAacctgttttttttttatttgagatGATTTTTACCTTCCTGTCACACAATTAGCCTCGAACAAAATGCAAAGAAAGCACATGTACAGATTGCCTACTACTTTATTTATTTGTGGGCATATGCTCATGTCCTTGCAAAATGCACACTCAAGACACTAGCTAAGCAAAATGACCTGCGTCGAATCTGTTGGGAGGAAATGGAAACTCTAGATTACTCTACTGTTACATATGCTCCGGTTAAGGGAAAGGTGTACCAGGCGGCGGCTTCTCTGAACCTCAGCACGAGCAAATGGTCCATCGCATTCTGAGAGGCATAAAGGAAATCCGATGGTTTCCTCTATCAGTTAGATGCACTCTGTATTTGCAAATGGCACTGCACCAGCACCGCCCTATGAGCCTGAATCTGCAGAGTTTGGTTGCCTGTCACCACCAGAAGAGTTATCTTGGCTCTCGTCATCCATAGGGTTGCTACTGGAAGCAGACAAGGAGGCAGCAGTATCCTCCGAGGATGAATTGAGGTTCGGCCTCTTCCTCGTGTTCTTGTCACTTGAAGCTTTCGTTTCATGATGGGAGCGTTTCCAACCCTTTCGTTTGCCCCTAGGCAGACCTTGTTGCGACTCAGAGCTACCCTCTTCTCCTGGGTATCTTTCAGACATGTTTCTCGCCTTCTCTGTTTCCATTGCATCAGCCGACAAAGATTCGCTCTCCACCTTACGGCGCTTATTTGGATTCGCCTGAAACAAAATAACAAGCCGAAACAAATCTTCATCCATCAAATGATGCAAAATATCTGAAATAGAATCAGTTGAATGGCATCTTCTTCAACAAAAGTTGAATAAAATCTTCAACCATCAAACTATATGTAATCGTTTTGATATTACATGGCTAATGCAGGAACCAAATAGTATTACATGGCTAAACGAGATTTATGCATGGTCTTGTTTAGAAACAAATACTATTATATTTTGTATTTCAACAGCAGACAGCTAAAGTACTAAGGAGTAAGAAACAAAGATTACTTCTGATTTATTTTCCAGTTACCAGCAAAcatgtagattgtattcaatactTCCCCTTATAGAACTCATTTACAGGGCAACATAGAATTGCCCTTTAAAACTAGACAAATTTATCCCTAAAAACTAAATATAAAACAAGTTTTAGCAGGTGTAATCCTTATTTCAACAAAAGTTATGATAGTCACCAAGTAAAAGCAAAAGAAAACTAATTTTAAAATCTGTAGGAGTAATTTAAAGTTAAAAAATGTAAAGTGTGGCGCTGCATTCATGTCATATTTGTGTGTTTTCTCTTATTATCCTGCACTTCTAGAATTCTAGAAACCAAAGTGGTCGTCCTGTTTGTTCTTTGTTCTGTGTCCATGTCGTGGGGACATGCCTATAGCATCACACCCATCCTCAAGTTACACCAGCCACACCAAGGGCGCAGGACCAGGTGTGCAGGCAGCAGCGTCGGAGATAGAGATCTATCCCTCATAGATTATCTTGTTAGTTCGTTAGCCCGTTAAACTTAGTAGATATCTCTTTCTCCTAATAATCTTGTTAACTTGCTATCCTCTAGAGTTGAGTTGCAATCTCCCTATATAAGTCAGTTATAAAACACCTAGCACTTCGTGAAAAAGAAACAAGCAAGAAGGTATCTCCTATCTCATTTAGCTCTCTTCTCTCATCCCTACTCTGCCTCCGCCAACTCCAGCAATCAGAACCTTACCATGTGAAACGGCTGGCTGTTCTCTGGTCGGTTTCCACCCACTGCTTGTGGTGGTCCTTAACTTCGGTTTGTAACATTGTCatattaaaataaaaatgaagGACTTTGAGGACTGTGAGGATATAAACAACATTTTTACAGTGTGCTATACAAAATAGTGATATGAAGTACTGGAGCATGCCAGTAATTTTCAAGATACATAGCAATCATTGGGTGTCTAGCATTGCAAAATGAAAGCAAAAAAATTTGGTCCATCTTACATGTGACATTTTGAAACATGAactaaaaagaagaaaaaatgccAAGTGACTCAACAATCTCAATCCCATGAGAGAAGAGACACAAACGTATGCAGGTGCACACATACGCATGAAGAAAAGGAAAGTTGGAAGTTGTTACTCCATACTTGTTAAGGATGATAAAATCAGGTAGTGTTTCTTTTTTGCGGGGAGGGGAGGTAGTGTTAGCAAAGCATTACTCATACAATGAAAAACAAATGCAATCTGGATACTTTTGAAGACAAGATCTCACCTTTGGAGCCTGGCAAACAAGGTGAGCCCACTCGCTCTTTGTCCTGAGACATTCATCAACAGCATGTAAAAAGCTGGAATATGCATAATCCTCTCCTTTGGGTTTAACGAAATCCCTCCAACGCTGCGAAGTAATGTGAAATCAGTgtgaagaaaatgaagaaataaGTCGACTTTACAACATTCACCTTTGAAATCCGTTCACTTCTAAACCTGAAGTACGAAATCTGTTCACTTTACAACTCTGGTACCACCTCGGGTGGTTTCATGCTGACTCGGATGCCATGTGGTGGACAACTTGGACAGCGTATCCACATCAACAGGCTGCCACACCAACTAACTACATAAATAACTTGTTCTTCTTGCTATTAAGACCGGTAGCTTAGAGAAGAACAAGTTTTTGTGTAATTTGCAGATATGGCTGTCCGCTGACATGGATAAGTAGTCTGGGTTGcctgcaacatggcatggcatctGATTCAGCACAAAACCACCTGAGATGGGGCAAGGTCGTAATGCAAATGGATTTCATAGTTCGGGGTTACAAATAAGCAGTGTAGGAAATAGGACTCGAAGGTTGTAATGTGAACTTTCGCAAGAGGTGAAGGTTGTAAAGTGGACATTTTTTATATAATGAATACCTATGCACAAACTGCTTATGTAAATAACATACCTCACCGATAGCATCACATAGTTCTCCGTATGTTATATTTCTGTTCCTGCTGATGATTTCATCAATGAATCCTGTCGATAGAATCTATGTCACGTTACAGATGTCTAGAAGAGAAAAAGCAAATGAACTGAGCTACATACCAGGTAAACTGCGTGGAAGACCACTATCCACCAGATCGTCCTTTGCTATCCCAGTGGTAGCTTCGTCTGAACACGTACCATGATTTTGCTCTTCCAATGCTACATTGTCAGCTAATTTGCATGAGTCCTTCACAGAAGGAGTATGCTCGGTGCTATAATCTCTATGCCTCCGTTCGACAAGAGACACCTTTCCTGACCTCTTGCTGTCATCATTATCCCTCAATGCAATATCATCTTTGTGTCTCTTCTTTAACACCTACGCTAACAGACAACATCAGAATTTTTAACATAaatggaaaaaaattaaaaaaaaacatacaTTTACGACGTTCAGTACAGGTGAACTCACCGGTGTTTGATCCTTTCCTCCATGTGCTGAAGACCGCTTTGAGAATACACTGGCTCCAGTTTGATGTAGCATCTGCATGCTACCTGTTTGATGGCCACGTGGCACCCTTGGTACTCTGGGGGAGCTGTTTAATTGTTGATGTAATAACAACgcaagctgcaaaaagtaagttgCAAGAAGTGAGAAATCCTTAAGTTGTTCATCAACAGAAATATTTGATAATGGAAACTTCATTATGTTCACACCTGTTCATCGCTCAATGAAGCTGTCCCATCAGAGGCTCGCAACTCAGTTGATGTTGAATTAGTAGACCCATCTTGTGTAACATGAACAAAGCGGTGGTGTACCTTATCTTTTTTCTGGGGTAAGTTAGAAGGCATTGCCTTATTACGAGAATGTGATGGTGTCACTTCACCATGGAATGATCTTGCTGGGGTGCCTCCTGTCATAGGTGTCTTGTGTGTCTGCTCCTTTGATAACGGTACTCTATGTTTGGCTGAAGGTACAGATGATCTGATTGTTTGAGATGATTTTGATGCAGAAGAAAGAGAGCCTTTCGGTTGAACTTTCTCAGAGGGCCTACTAAATTCCTTGGAACTCTCTGCAGAATGCTTTGCAGACTCATGTTTGATATCAGCAGGAGCAACCAACCTTGTGTCTTCCTTTTTCATTAAACGGCCAGTCTTCCCTACTGATGATGGCTCTGCTGATACTGAAGAGGGCGATATCTGGGAATAGGTAGGACCAGAAGACACTGTACAAACTTTCTGAGCACCTGGAACTGAGTTTTGTTCAGGTACTGTGTGCATCTGATTTTTTGTCTCGGAACTTGGAAGGTCAGAGCCTGAATCAGAGTGTGACCTGGCTGAATTTCTTTGAGCGGTTAAAGAACCTGTATTGACCCCTTGACCTTGTGTATCACTCCTATGCTCATCTTTAATGGACTGGGTAGCCTTTGTTCTCTCATGATCCTGAAAATTAACCTTGCTCTTAATATTCTTTGATTTTGACTGAGTCGGCAAAGCTAGTACACCAACAGAAACCTGCAGATTTGAAGAAGCTTGATTTGATTGCTTCTGAAGACACGGCCCGTCATGCACTTTCACAGAACCAGCATGGATTCGCATATCTCCATCCATTTCCGCAACTGTGTAACGTTACAAGCATTAACTACAGTGTTTCAAAGGCATTTGCATAGTTGGCAAAGATAGTAGCTCAGGAGCTTTGATTACCTGCATCAATTATGCCGGATTGTAAGCCCACATTTTGACTTCCTTCAATTTGTTTCCTACACGAGTTAACCTGCATATTCGCAGTGTTTTCTAGATGTCAAGAAATAAACCTACTTGATAAAATAGACTAAAGGTCAAGTGAAACAATCTTCAGAAACTCAGAGAAGTCACTGATTTAATAGCATATAGATGCTAAAATTCCATAAGAtagaaaaaaaaacttagtttgccATGAAACTGTAAATCTGTAGCCGCTTGTAACGTAATGAAAAACATACAGGTATAAACGACAACTGTACAAGCTAAATATCT contains:
- the LOC124695544 gene encoding uncharacterized protein LOC124695544 encodes the protein MKGGRLHRPEPPGSHASAAPAAAAPAPTPADDWVDGSWTVDCSCGVTFDDGEEMVSCDDCNVWVHTRCARYLRGVHASFSCHNCRRKRSADETEVAELLAELPTHRPPPLYRRWAEVPLPARVHVHGGTDAALFRGSPSSPAFSAALWRCAGYVPKKFGFRYCEFPSWAEDKDGADTLFALAREKRKETAPATRFTLSLANNNAQTLTKKAEGSPHAGGAGGTKEVPPRTDAKTKGASKITGHADTRDHPKGDLNMPDVMHKDQFADTSMANSDSQEVAEASRKAKESLEPSGEKKSSEGNPRMLIMEEPEESMRLEISSGVRTTSTVAEQEVHSRFVKAEVNSCRKQIEGSQNVGLQSGIIDAVAEMDGDMRIHAGSVKVHDGPCLQKQSNQASSNLQDHERTKATQSIKDEHRSDTQGQGVNTGSLTAQRNSARSHSDSGSDLPSSETKNQMHTVPEQNSVPGAQKVCTVSSGPTYSQISPSSVSAEPSSVGKTGRLMKKEDTRLVAPADIKHESAKHSAESSKEFSRPSEKVQPKGSLSSASKSSQTIRSSVPSAKHRVPLSKEQTHKTPMTGGTPARSFHGEVTPSHSRNKAMPSNLPQKKDKVHHRFVHVTQDGSTNSTSTELRASDGTASLSDEQLALLLHQQLNSSPRVPRVPRGHQTGSMQMLHQTGASVFSKRSSAHGGKDQTPVLKKRHKDDIALRDNDDSKRSGKVSLVERRHRDYSTEHTPSVKDSCKLADNVALEEQNHGTCSDEATTGIAKDDLVDSGLPRSLPGFIDEIISRNRNITYGELCDAIGERWRDFVKPKGEDYAYSSFLHAVDECLRTKSEWAHLVCQAPKANPNKRRKVESESLSADAMETEKARNMSERYPGEEGSSESQQGLPRGKRKGWKRSHHETKASSDKNTRKRPNLNSSSEDTAASLSASSSNPMDDESQDNSSGGDRQPNSADSGS